The window AGAGCTTTAGATGAGGAATGCAGCTGTCATAAGGGTAAGCAGCATATATACACATACCACTTGTAGTCACCATGGGAGAATGAATAGTACCAAAAAGTGTTCACCAAGGGAAAGAGTCCAGGGGATATATGATTCTACTACTGCAGAATTTCCGTTGAGTGTTATGAGATCCTAAGCTACCAAAAAGAGAAACCTCTCTCTCTTGTTACACTTCTTGTTTCGGGTTTGCGAAAATCTCTGTTTGGGCCAACAGTATTAGAGGTTCCTCTGGTGTTCTTTCTAAATGTACAATGATCCTCTTTGTTTCCTTCCAAATCTAAAATCTGAGGCATTGCAGTTTCTTTTCCAGAGACCCAAGCCTTGAGCATCTCATCCGTCTTCGGTTCTGGGGCAAAGCCTTTCGTCTTCATTTCTTCATAATACTTATGGGCTTCATCCAATTTCCCATTGAGAAAGAGCCCATGGATCAACACTATATACGAGCTCCGATCCGGGCTCAGTCCTTTCATGCCCATCTCATTCCATAGCTTGAAGACATTGTCGAGCTGCCGCCACCGACAAAATTTACGGATCAACATGATATAAGTATCGTTGGTGGGGCAGCACCCTGTCTCTTCCATTTTGTGCAAGAGCTCAAAAACCTCTTCTGCAGTCCTTAGAATAGCAAAGAATGCATGGTAAGTCCTGACCGAAGGGGAGATGCCCCTCCCCAGCATTTCATCAAAGATTGCCCGTGCATCATCCACCCGGCGAGCTTTACAGAGAGGTTTGATCAGCGAATTATAAGTAACCGCATTAGGGACGCAACCCTTGTCTTCCATTGTCTTCACGAGATTGATGGCTTCCATCAAGCAGTTGCCCTTCGCGAGAGCATAGACAACTGCATTATAAACCTTCCTATCTGGGGTGATCCCCAACTCCTTCATTTCGTCGAACAGCTTCAGAACATCACGAAGACTACTGGCTTTTGAGTAGCAGGAGATCATACTCCCATAAGAGAAAGCATCACGGGCAATGCCCCTCTTCCCCATGTCCCACCAAAACCTTTTCGCCTGCCGCAGATTAACCATCATATTGCACCATCCATTGAGAACAATGTTGAAGCTCTTGGTATCAAATGGGAACACATTCTCCTTACATAAGAGCAAATGCTCAGCATCTTGAACGTTCTTATAGCGGCAGAGGGCACATAGAAGGTCTTGGAATTCCTCAACTCCTatcttaaacccaaaccttttaaatgcaTAGAAAGCACCAATCGCCTTCCCGACATCATGCACAGCGCAATATCTCCTGATAATGATCAAGAGTGTCTGAGGAGTAACTAGAGACGGGCCATCCTTGCCCCCTCTCATCTCATCAATCAAGGCCCACGCCGTGTCGAACTTTCTCATCCTCCCCAGAATTGAAATCATCGAATGGTATTCACGGACAGAATGCACATAGCCCGGCTGCTTCCCGGCCCACAGGAAGAAGGTAAACGCTGCTTCCCAATCATTTCTGACTCGAGAAAGGACCTCTGCGACCAATTCCGGCGAAGCGGGAACACTGCATCCCTCCAGCCTGCGCTTCACCTCAGCAGCATCACGTCCGAAATCACGTAGAAAGCCCAGAACCGTCTCGACATTTCGAATCAGACCTTCATCTTTTGTACCCAGCTGTGATAATTCAAGACCATCGCAATCCTCATCATCACCATCAGCATCAaagtcattatcatcatcatcaacatcgaCGTGGGTACTTGAAAATCTACATGTGGTGATGGACGAAGGGAAGAAGGGATTGGAAAAGTCAGAAATAAGACGACCCATTTGAGTTTTATTGCCGAAGGACGCCGATTCAGCAAAACCGCTTGAGTTCATGAATTGGGTCGTTTTAAATCTCAGCGACATGAAATTGGTTTGAATAAGAGAAGAGAAAATCCAACGGTTTGATCTTCTTCCGAAGTTCCACATCGTTAAGGGTTTTGAAGAGGAAAATCTCCACTTGCATACCAACTAACTGTGAAAATGACGGAATGAAGAAAAGGAGATAGGTTGGATAGATTTCGTACTTAGAGAACGCTTTTGTTGGATATTTGAAACTGCGAGTGAAGTGAAAGACTCTGCTTCTGTCTCAGAGAACGGAGAAGCTGGTGTTTCGCCACAGCAGAGTTTAAAAcaagacgcggattagctactgacaggttgagtagcgagactcgctactgatcaccaagttctgtgggtcccaccatgaggggccgtttggatgcctgtaacttgtgTAAAATGTAAGAGAGTTACAGATGACTTTCTTACAgtttgtgtttgggggagaaatgttacaggtaacaaagtctcaacctgtaactttctatcaggtaagattgcaagaaatgtAACAGAGGAATTAGGTGTTTTTCAAGTCACGGGTTACTTTGTTACAGCAACGGCTATCCATTTCGAATTTGGGAGAGGGTGGTGGAAACGCAGCTGGATTGAAAGTGCACCAACCTGCTCTGACCcaacgtctccttctccctctctcagcgtctccttcgatctctctctctctctctctctctggcaagGTAAGCCCTAACCCTTGctcgtttttctttttttctttttttcttttttctttttccctctcctTCATTTTTTACTTTTGCGTAATTGCGGAACAGCGCTGTTTGGCGGGGGCGGTTTCGGATGCCTAACtgcggggcccacagtgatgtactttccttacatccacaccgtccatccgtattgaaagttcATTATagcgcatgatccaaaaaatgaagctgatccaaatctcaagtgtgccacacaacaggaaacaatcttaactaaattcctaccgttaaaaacatCAAGGGTCCActtaaatatttatttgccatccaacggaaGCGGTTTGCCTAGTGTTACTGACTACGCTAGGagtccaccatgattcatgtatttcatccgctccatccatccattttcccggataattttaggaattgagcctaaaattgaagcatatataattttaaaacaaTGTACTTTAACTTCTACCAATGAAAATTTCTTagagccacgtaagttttggatcaagcttatatttttgtttcccaTTTATCTCTGTCTGTATAATCTTATAAActatttggatgacaaataaacattactctcAAGCCTataagtgaaaatcattatcctaattgtcATGTCGTATGATCCACTTCATCCTTGTATATGtgtcaattttgggcttaacaccttaaattagatggaaaaacggatggacagcatggatagaccacatacctTCAAGGTGAGCCTGACTGAATTTACTCCGTGtaataagagcatactgagtaactcaatacttAATccgatttaccatccaacctattgacaaaGAAATCAgatcttttagggcctgtttgttttttcaaagagATGGTAAATACACGTTAAACGGTAATTCCCCCTATTTCtcgtgtttgaaaattcataagaATTCGTGTCtttgaaattggttcaaaagagatAACTTTAATTTTTGAACCGCATggtaatgcatatgatatatccattctgtccatctattttactacaatattttgaaacatgagacaaaaaataaagtagatccaatactcaagtggccctcgccaaaagaaacaatggccccacaaagtttttaactgtCAGTATTCAATTTTCCTTTTCGTATGACggggttcacttgagttttggatatgactcatttttttactcatgctataaattcaacggggataatggatgaatggtgtggataagcaaaatgcatcacagggggacccacagatattttgcaatattcttGATTTTTGTGTCAAAAAGTAAGCAGTCAAATCAAGTATGATATAAATGCacaaggaaatattaattattttttta of the Magnolia sinica isolate HGM2019 chromosome 7, MsV1, whole genome shotgun sequence genome contains:
- the LOC131251193 gene encoding pentatricopeptide repeat-containing protein At5g15010, mitochondrial-like, with translation MWNFGRRSNRWIFSSLIQTNFMSLRFKTTQFMNSSGFAESASFGNKTQMGRLISDFSNPFFPSSITTCRFSSTHVDVDDDDNDFDADGDDEDCDGLELSQLGTKDEGLIRNVETVLGFLRDFGRDAAEVKRRLEGCSVPASPELVAEVLSRVRNDWEAAFTFFLWAGKQPGYVHSVREYHSMISILGRMRKFDTAWALIDEMRGGKDGPSLVTPQTLLIIIRRYCAVHDVGKAIGAFYAFKRFGFKIGVEEFQDLLCALCRYKNVQDAEHLLLCKENVFPFDTKSFNIVLNGWCNMMVNLRQAKRFWWDMGKRGIARDAFSYGSMISCYSKASSLRDVLKLFDEMKELGITPDRKVYNAVVYALAKGNCLMEAINLVKTMEDKGCVPNAVTYNSLIKPLCKARRVDDARAIFDEMLGRGISPSVRTYHAFFAILRTAEEVFELLHKMEETGCCPTNDTYIMLIRKFCRWRQLDNVFKLWNEMGMKGLSPDRSSYIVLIHGLFLNGKLDEAHKYYEEMKTKGFAPEPKTDEMLKAWVSGKETAMPQILDLEGNKEDHCTFRKNTRGTSNTVGPNRDFRKPETRSVTRERGFSFW